The genomic interval CTTCTTCTACACCCGTTTAAATATTCTTGATATAAAGAGCTTCACAGGTGAGGTAAAAACAGATGAACACTGCACTTACTGCGGTCCGGGGGGGCCCTGGTTGTACGGCCCAGGGTTGTACGGACCCATGGGGGCCCCGGGGGGTCCAGGTGGTCCGGGAGGACCATGTTGGCCTGGACCTCCATGTGGACCAGGGGGGCCGTGTGGGCCACCCATTGGAGTGACGGGTCCCTGAAAACACATCCTGGTCAGTGAACAAGCTGATAAAGACAAATGTCTCCAAAGGTGCTTAAAATCAAACTCCTGTCTTACCCCGATCTTCTCCTCCACTAGCTGCCTGGCGTAGTCGATCTGTTGGGGGGAGCCCCGAACtgtgaacattttaatgttggGATCAGCGTTGGGTGGAGGGTTCCTCTGCAGCTCGATCCTCGCGCCTGACTGCTGGCTGATGCCTTTGATTGTCTCACCACCTGAAGAGTTCAGAAGCAAACATTAAACCACAACAGACACACGGTTACTGTCGAGGACAAACACTTTGATGATCCTGTAACGGAGTTATTAACGTTAATTAACTAAATCAAAATATGGTTTTAAACTAAAAGAATGTCCTCAATATAATCACATTTCTGTCAGCTCTTCATACGGTTGAGGGGTCACTTGCCTTTTCCGATGATAAGGCCGGTCTTCATGGTTGGGACAGTGAAGGTAAACTCCTGCAGGCCACCAGGGGGGCCCATGTTCCAGTTCCCCTGCCCGCGACCACGACCTCTGCCACCGCCATGTCCTGGAGGCCCGCCGGCCTGGACACTCCTCAGCAGATCGGATATGATTTCTGCTGCGTGCTGAGCCTGGTCAGGGGGTCCCATGATCTGTGCTATCCGGTCAGGTGTGCTGCCGTCATCTGGAGGGAGAACGTGGGGGCGATTACAGACCATCGAGAGAAATTTCTTTGCAGATTAAGGATAATTGTCTATCACTGTATGAAAGTGTTGTGTTTCAGTCTCAGGTTTTATGGTATGGGGTTATACATCAGCTGCTCAGCGTGGTGCATGTTTTTCATCATGGACCAAACACATTTCCCGGTGAGGTGGCGCTCTGTTCTCTTCGTAAATAATCACTCACCTGGTTTAAACTGAATCCTGACGCCTGTGTCATTCTGTATTTTCTTGATCATCTCTCCGTTTCTGCCAATAACAATTCCCACTGCGAAGCGGGGGACAGGAACCTAAAGGATAGAAAATATAACCAAAGTTAAACAGATTCAACACTTCGTCTCCACATTGAGAAATTAGACATCTCATTACAAATACTCACATCTAAgctgtctcctcctccccctccgccgccaccaccaccaccgccgccgccaccatcctccgccgccgccgccacctCCTCCCCTCCGCCTCCTCCAACTCGTGAACCATACTCTCCCCTCTGCTCCCTGAAGCCTTGATCTCTGATCAGCTCCATCACCATCTCTTTGGCTTGctgaggagaaaagaaagtagATTACAGAACCACTCCACTGGGGCCCGTGGAGACAAACAACGAGGCGTGTAAAAGGAGACAGTAATTATATGAGTGAAGCCTCGTCGTTTTATACATCAGGcttaaacagaatgaatacTCAACAAAAGGAAAGCAGTGGTAGGTTTAATCAAGTATTAGAAGTGTAATGTTCACATGTGCGAGGACTCACCTGAACTTTGAAGGGTTCTCCTGAAATGCGGAGTGGCTTGTCTGCGCCTGTGTTTTGGGGTCCATCTTGGATCATGACCATCTTCACGCCAGCTCTTTCCTGCAGGAATGTGTAttaagtgtgtgtctttgctaAATGTGTGCCCTGCTCTGCTACTATAACTCTGACTGGACACTCACCTGAAGGCTTTTGATGGTTTCTCCTCCCTTCCCAATGACGAGTCCAGCTTTGGAGGCAGGGACCATAATCTCCTGGACAGTTGTTCCCGGGCCGTCGTTGTGGTTGAACGCTGGAGCCGGCCGCCCCTTCTCAACTATCTCTGTTAGTAGCCTCTTTGCGCCCCTGATGGGAGAGAAAATACCATCAAACACCCCGACGAACAACAAAAGAACCAACAAATATTGACGGGGCATATTAACTTACTGGATGGATTCTGGTCCTCCCGTTAATGTCACCGACCTATCTGGCATACCTCCACTGTCTACatcacagagacaggcagataattaaaaaaaaaacaccaaaaccatCACTGCTCCAGTATTACATGGGTCACAATATCAGCAACAAATCTAAACATACCAGGTGCAATCTGTATCTTACATCCAGACTCTTGCTGCAGACGTGATATTTGTTCGCCTCCTCTTCCAATAACTACAAGGGAAAAAGGGTGTTACCCtttaatattcaatatataaacTCAGATTTTTCCGTTTGTTGCATGTCAAAAACTTACTGAATCCAACCATTCCATCGGGGACCTTGAACTCCTCCGATATTGACCTGAGAATAACAGAACAGCTCAGTGTGATCTTGGTAATAAATAGCCAAATGTGGaagatcattttgtttttgttttacttgagTATCTACCTTGGAGGACCACCCATTCCTCCCATTCCTGAAAAGGCTGCAAAAAGACATTACAGTGCATTAGGGGAAACTATACAACATACGTTTAACCCATGCAACAAATTTCCAAATCATGCCAATATTTTTTTTGGGCCAATTACTTAAAGGAAGGGAATTATCACAAAGTACAGCCACATATTTAACTGCAACTACGTCTACGTCACCAGGTCACTTACCGTCATTTGTAGCCACTTTCTTCGTCTCTGGTTGGTCTGTGACAACATGACATAATAACCAGTATAAGTATCTATCATTATACCCACTATCACATCACTAACAGTGTTTTTCAATCTGAAAATGGCTTATCAACACTACCTGAAATTGAAATGGTTATGGCAGACAGCAGAAGCCTGCCTAGCCACCACACATACAGAGCTTATTTATTAGTTTCGTTTATTAGTTACACCGAGAGACCAATGCAGTCCAACTCAACAGTCCTGCAGGAAATCCTACCACCCTGAcggatgttttttgttgttgaaactGCTCAAGAGCGCAGTTGCTTCACCTTTATAGCTTGTAATTTGTGGTGCAATCGTCAAGATTTCTTGCAGGATAGTTGTAATATTACCTTGGTGTATCTAATAAACCAGAAACTAACAATAAAACCggatttataattatatacactTAACTTCTTTTAGCAAATCAACAGTGACTCAACCTCCTCAGAAAGTATAGAAAGTATAATCACCTAAATTCCCCATCACCCTTAgatattcaaattaaatcatgagatcaccagtggtggaaagtaagaTTTACTCATTGTGAAGTGGTGTGTACTGtgagtatttaaatgttctgttacTTAATACTTCTACATctcagaaggaaatattgtgcttttactTAATTACCTGAGTACTCCTTCCATCACTGGGGATCACATATATTCGTTCCCCAGATATTAATACATTCATCGTAGCTGATTTGACAGTGAAAATATCATCCAACTCTCTCAACACATGCAATATCCAACTAAAACACTaacaaggaaataaataaatatggttgggagttaaaaaaaatactaaatgttAAAAATTAGTGAAAATGCACATggctataaaaaaaatatatagcaCTGTAGATTGTGCAGTTTTAGGCAAATACAATTTAGTAGCGGctaaaaaacacacaggcaaGCATTAACTATTAAGACTTGCATTGAATCGATTTGAACCACTGACCGATATTCAGGTTAGGCATGGGAAAATACCCACCAGCGTCCTCCAGGGGCCTTTTCTGGCCTCCGTAGCCAAATTCGTTTGTCGGGGGTGGCGCAACTACATCGCCGCCGATCTTTGCTgcaatctgaaaaacaaaaaataagaataaaatcattttaaaatgatgcatGTGTTGCTCGTGTTTGACGCCTTTCTGGCTGCGGCCTAACGTTACGCGTCGGTCCGGAAGTCCGAGCCAACAAAGGAAAGCGAATACTGCCACATAAACTAACATTAGCTCACTAATTATATTAACCCACACACCGTTATATTTTCCTATAACTGATTATATTTGTCTAATTTAATAGGTACATTCGTGTAggatattgttttgtttccacatCTGTTTTCGCTTTTCATCGtcatggttagcttagcatagcttGCCGTGCTGTCGTATGTAACAGCAAGGCGAAAAAAAGCCGCAAAATTCGCTATTTAAGCCCCACTTCGACATTAATGTATTCACTTACTTGATCAAGTGGTGTTCTTACCTGTCGTGCTCTCTGTAGAGCGTCTTTAAAAGCGTCATTCATGCCAGCACCAGCGTTAGAGGACGGGGGAGCCACGCTGCTGTAGTCAGCCATatctgctgctcttctcctgCTCAACGCGACAAGATGGCGGGTTACATCCACGAGATGTGGACACGAAAACTCGCGGGCAAACGTCGTCTCGCGATAACGTCCACAGACTGTTTACCGTTTTTacgttctctttatacatccgtGTTGTTTACGGGTAAATCTTTGGCTGTAGCAACAAGAACAAAAGACGTAGTAGTTTCTCGTTAAAACAACGTACCATTCTACTATGTGCTTTAATATGTAtgatcatttacatttaatataatatgatgcattgctgtagattaaactacccaacactAGAAATAGCCCAACcttaaaacatttagcagtaaaatacaacatgcaacattaatgcagcagtaataataatcaaaatgcATATCTTATAGTAAAACACTGCAgggaacctttttctttttaattgtgcttataagattttgaatgcaggaagtttacttgtagtggagtatttgcATACTGTGGTATTAGTAGTACTTTAattcagtaaaggatctgaatacttcttccaccactgatccTTGGGCTCCCATGGATTTAAGTATACTTGACAAAGAAACCAGTTTTTCTGTGTGCAGTGGTCGTGGTAAAAGTACAGATATGTTACTTGAGAAAAAAGTAGCTGAAACCACAATGttgaaatactctgttacaggATGAATTGAAAATATTACACAAGTATTggcataaaaatatatttccctctgagacgTAGTCTGAAATGTATATAAAAGCAAAAGTAGTTATGCAGGCAGAATTTAATAAAGTTATATTACTGGATTGTAATTATAATACAGTCTTTTATTGGTGAAGATTGTTGAGATGTACCACAATGAAACATATTCTTAATCTGGTTttgtatgaaaacatttatctgCAATGTAACTACAGCCGTAGTAAAGTACTATTAATTGTGGtgtaggagaaaataaaaatagtctAGTTAAGTACATGTACGTTGTACACCACtctagtaaatgtacttatatacTTTCCACCTCTGACTATGTAAAACGTTTCGtatttatctttgtgtgtgttcgttTAACCAGGAATTGTAATGTTTTGCATCTATCATTGCAATTCTCTACTTTCTGCTCAACTCAATGAAACACATACAGCCATAACATGATAAGGTGAAAAGAAGATGTCTGGGCACTCatatgaaaaaacattttattctacAGTTTACCCTTCAACACAGTAACACAGCCCAATATCAAGTGGGAAATTATTACACTTTGTCTCATTGTGAACTTCAAGTCAACCGCATTTAAACCCTTCACCATGTCTTAAGCTTTTAAAAAAGCTTATATACACAGTCTATGGTATTCAGCGATTGTTCCAGGATTCCAGTTATTTTTGTACATTCAGTTAAGATTAATAAGAGTTCAcagtttttgtttcatttgtgtgagtgagaaCCATCTTTGCTAAATATCAGGACCCCGTTGAGGAAACCAGATTTTCAAAATGTCTAGTTAAAGTGTAGTTTATCAGAGCGCATGGAATAGCCCTGACGAAGCTGGCTCCCATGCCGTTATAATATCCTCTAATTCCTCGTCTTTCATATATCCCGATAAGTCCCTGTAATACACCTGAAGCTGGACGTGAATCTGAGCTGAAAGCTGCAAAATAAGACAAACGGCGATGAGAATTGTTTCAAATAATCTGAAATGTGAGACAGAAAATGTAAGTGTTTACTGTACCTTGTGCTTGCTGCTGAGTCCGGATCACTGCCAGTGGGTAACTGATCATTTGTCCAGAAGCAAAAGCcacaaaactgaagaaaaacagTTTGGAGTCACTGTTGTAGGCTGGATCACTCTTTGCCCAGTTCATGATGGACTGCAACAGGAAGCAAATAgttaaatatattgaatatatatatattgtgttttatctttGAGCACTGTTCTGTCTCACCTGATGAACTGCACACTCCACGCCTGCGTAAGGGATCATGCAGAGTATGCTCGGCTTGAATCCTCTGTAAAAGGAGGACAAAGACTCGTGTCTGTAAATAGATCGAGCGCATGCCACAACACCATGGTAGGTGCCAGCCTGCTGCAGGTTCAACCTCACCTTCAGCACCTGTAGAGGGGA from Cottoperca gobio chromosome 17, fCotGob3.1, whole genome shotgun sequence carries:
- the fubp1 gene encoding far upstream element-binding protein 1 isoform X2, which encodes MADYSSVAPPSSNAGAGMNDAFKDALQRARQVRTPLDQIAAKIGGDVVAPPPTNEFGYGGQKRPLEDAGGYFPMPNLNIDQPETKKVATNDAFSGMGGMGGPPRSISEEFKVPDGMVGFIIGRGGEQISRLQQESGCKIQIAPDSGGMPDRSVTLTGGPESIQGAKRLLTEIVEKGRPAPAFNHNDGPGTTVQEIMVPASKAGLVIGKGGETIKSLQERAGVKMVMIQDGPQNTGADKPLRISGEPFKVQQAKEMVMELIRDQGFREQRGEYGSRVGGGGGEEVAAAAEDGGGGGGGGGGGGGGGDSLDVPVPRFAVGIVIGRNGEMIKKIQNDTGVRIQFKPDDGSTPDRIAQIMGPPDQAQHAAEIISDLLRSVQAGGPPGHGGGRGRGRGQGNWNMGPPGGLQEFTFTVPTMKTGLIIGKGGETIKGISQQSGARIELQRNPPPNADPNIKMFTVRGSPQQIDYARQLVEEKIGGPVTPMGGPHGPPGPHGGPGQHGPPGPPGPPGAPMGPYNPGPYNQGPPGPHGPPAPYQPQGWGNGYPHWQQGQPDPSECLQDKAAADANAAAWAAYYAQYSQQPQAPMTPTSGAPGTTQTNGQGQQSQQPQDYTKAWEEYYKKQGQAAPQATAAAAAASQPGGQPDYSAAWAEYYRQQAAYYGTANPQAMGAAPQAPQGQ
- the fubp1 gene encoding far upstream element-binding protein 1 isoform X7, with the translated sequence MADYSSVAPPSSNAGAGMNDAFKDALQRARQIAAKIGGDVVAPPPTNEFGYGGQKRPLEDAGGYFPMPNLNIAFSGMGGMGGPPRSISEEFKVPDGMVGFIIGRGGEQISRLQQESGCKIQIAPDSGGMPDRSVTLTGGPESIQGAKRLLTEIVEKGRPAPAFNHNDGPGTTVQEIMVPASKAGLVIGKGGETIKSLQERAGVKMVMIQDGPQNTGADKPLRISGEPFKVQQAKEMVMELIRDQGFREQRGEYGSRVGGGGGEEVAAAAEDGGGGGGGGGGGGGGGDSLDVPVPRFAVGIVIGRNGEMIKKIQNDTGVRIQFKPDDGSTPDRIAQIMGPPDQAQHAAEIISDLLRSVQAGGPPGHGGGRGRGRGQGNWNMGPPGGLQEFTFTVPTMKTGLIIGKGGETIKGISQQSGARIELQRNPPPNADPNIKMFTVRGSPQQIDYARQLVEEKIGGPVTPMGGPHGPPGPHGGPGQHGPPGPPGPPGAPMGPYNPGPYNQGPPGPHGPPAPYQPQGWGNGYPHWQQGQPDPSECLQDKAAADANAAAWAAYYAQYSQQPQAPMTPTSGAPGTTQTNGQGQQSQQPQDYTKAWEEYYKKQGQAAPQATAAAAAASQPGGQPDYSAAWAEYYRQQAAYYGTANPQAMGAAPQAPQVHPS
- the fubp1 gene encoding far upstream element-binding protein 1 isoform X8, whose protein sequence is MADYSSVAPPSSNAGAGMNDAFKDALQRARQVRTPLDQIAAKIGGDVVAPPPTNEFGYGGQKRPLEDAAFSGMGGMGGPPRSISEEFKVPDGMVGFIIGRGGEQISRLQQESGCKIQIAPDSGGMPDRSVTLTGGPESIQGAKRLLTEIVEKGRPAPAFNHNDGPGTTVQEIMVPASKAGLVIGKGGETIKSLQERAGVKMVMIQDGPQNTGADKPLRISGEPFKVQQAKEMVMELIRDQGFREQRGEYGSRVGGGGGEEVAAAAEDGGGGGGGGGGGGGGGDSLDVPVPRFAVGIVIGRNGEMIKKIQNDTGVRIQFKPDDGSTPDRIAQIMGPPDQAQHAAEIISDLLRSVQAGGPPGHGGGRGRGRGQGNWNMGPPGGLQEFTFTVPTMKTGLIIGKGGETIKGISQQSGARIELQRNPPPNADPNIKMFTVRGSPQQIDYARQLVEEKIGGPVTPMGGPHGPPGPHGGPGQHGPPGPPGPPGAPMGPYNPGPYNQGPPGPHGPPAPYQPQGWGNGYPHWQQGQPDPSECLQDKAAADANAAAWAAYYAQYSQQPQAPMTPTSGAPGTTQTNGQGQQSQQPQDYTKAWEEYYKKQGQAAPQATAAAAAASQPGGQPDYSAAWAEYYRQQAAYYGTANPQAMGAAPQAPQVHPS
- the fubp1 gene encoding far upstream element-binding protein 1 isoform X1, translated to MADYSSVAPPSSNAGAGMNDAFKDALQRARQVRTPLDQIAAKIGGDVVAPPPTNEFGYGGQKRPLEDAGGYFPMPNLNIDQPETKKVATNDAFSGMGGMGGPPRSISEEFKVPDGMVGFIIGRGGEQISRLQQESGCKIQIAPDSGGMPDRSVTLTGGPESIQGAKRLLTEIVEKGRPAPAFNHNDGPGTTVQEIMVPASKAGLVIGKGGETIKSLQERAGVKMVMIQDGPQNTGADKPLRISGEPFKVQQAKEMVMELIRDQGFREQRGEYGSRVGGGGGEEVAAAAEDGGGGGGGGGGGGGGGDSLDVPVPRFAVGIVIGRNGEMIKKIQNDTGVRIQFKPDDGSTPDRIAQIMGPPDQAQHAAEIISDLLRSVQAGGPPGHGGGRGRGRGQGNWNMGPPGGLQEFTFTVPTMKTGLIIGKGGETIKGISQQSGARIELQRNPPPNADPNIKMFTVRGSPQQIDYARQLVEEKIGGPVTPMGGPHGPPGPHGGPGQHGPPGPPGPPGAPMGPYNPGPYNQGPPGPHGPPAPYQPQGWGNGYPHWQQGQPDPSECLQDKAAADANAAAWAAYYAQYSQQPQAPMTPTSGAPGTTQTNGQGQQSQQPQDYTKAWEEYYKKQGQAAPQATAAAAAASQPGGQPDYSAAWAEYYRQQAAYYGTANPQAMGAAPQAPQVHPS
- the fubp1 gene encoding far upstream element-binding protein 1 isoform X5; the encoded protein is MADYSSVAPPSSNAGAGMNDAFKDALQRARQVRTPLDQIAAKIGGDVVAPPPTNEFGYGGQKRPLEDAGGYFPMPNLNIAFSGMGGMGGPPRSISEEFKVPDGMVGFIIGRGGEQISRLQQESGCKIQIAPDSGGMPDRSVTLTGGPESIQGAKRLLTEIVEKGRPAPAFNHNDGPGTTVQEIMVPASKAGLVIGKGGETIKSLQERAGVKMVMIQDGPQNTGADKPLRISGEPFKVQQAKEMVMELIRDQGFREQRGEYGSRVGGGGGEEVAAAAEDGGGGGGGGGGGGGGGDSLDVPVPRFAVGIVIGRNGEMIKKIQNDTGVRIQFKPDDGSTPDRIAQIMGPPDQAQHAAEIISDLLRSVQAGGPPGHGGGRGRGRGQGNWNMGPPGGLQEFTFTVPTMKTGLIIGKGGETIKGISQQSGARIELQRNPPPNADPNIKMFTVRGSPQQIDYARQLVEEKIGGPVTPMGGPHGPPGPHGGPGQHGPPGPPGPPGAPMGPYNPGPYNQGPPGPHGPPAPYQPQGWGNGYPHWQQGQPDPSECLQDKAAADANAAAWAAYYAQYSQQPQAPMTPTSGAPGTTQTNGQGQQSQQPQDYTKAWEEYYKKQGQAAPQATAAAAAASQPGGQPDYSAAWAEYYRQQAAYYGTANPQAMGAAPQAPQVHPS
- the fubp1 gene encoding far upstream element-binding protein 1 isoform X4, which produces MADYSSVAPPSSNAGAGMNDAFKDALQRARQVRTPLDQIAAKIGGDVVAPPPTNEFGYGGQKRPLEDADQPETKKVATNDAFSGMGGMGGPPRSISEEFKVPDGMVGFIIGRGGEQISRLQQESGCKIQIAPDSGGMPDRSVTLTGGPESIQGAKRLLTEIVEKGRPAPAFNHNDGPGTTVQEIMVPASKAGLVIGKGGETIKSLQERAGVKMVMIQDGPQNTGADKPLRISGEPFKVQQAKEMVMELIRDQGFREQRGEYGSRVGGGGGEEVAAAAEDGGGGGGGGGGGGGGGDSLDVPVPRFAVGIVIGRNGEMIKKIQNDTGVRIQFKPDDGSTPDRIAQIMGPPDQAQHAAEIISDLLRSVQAGGPPGHGGGRGRGRGQGNWNMGPPGGLQEFTFTVPTMKTGLIIGKGGETIKGISQQSGARIELQRNPPPNADPNIKMFTVRGSPQQIDYARQLVEEKIGGPVTPMGGPHGPPGPHGGPGQHGPPGPPGPPGAPMGPYNPGPYNQGPPGPHGPPAPYQPQGWGNGYPHWQQGQPDPSECLQDKAAADANAAAWAAYYAQYSQQPQAPMTPTSGAPGTTQTNGQGQQSQQPQDYTKAWEEYYKKQGQAAPQATAAAAAASQPGGQPDYSAAWAEYYRQQAAYYGTANPQAMGAAPQAPQVHPS
- the fubp1 gene encoding far upstream element-binding protein 1 isoform X3; its protein translation is MADYSSVAPPSSNAGAGMNDAFKDALQRARQIAAKIGGDVVAPPPTNEFGYGGQKRPLEDAGGYFPMPNLNIDQPETKKVATNDAFSGMGGMGGPPRSISEEFKVPDGMVGFIIGRGGEQISRLQQESGCKIQIAPDSGGMPDRSVTLTGGPESIQGAKRLLTEIVEKGRPAPAFNHNDGPGTTVQEIMVPASKAGLVIGKGGETIKSLQERAGVKMVMIQDGPQNTGADKPLRISGEPFKVQQAKEMVMELIRDQGFREQRGEYGSRVGGGGGEEVAAAAEDGGGGGGGGGGGGGGGDSLDVPVPRFAVGIVIGRNGEMIKKIQNDTGVRIQFKPDDGSTPDRIAQIMGPPDQAQHAAEIISDLLRSVQAGGPPGHGGGRGRGRGQGNWNMGPPGGLQEFTFTVPTMKTGLIIGKGGETIKGISQQSGARIELQRNPPPNADPNIKMFTVRGSPQQIDYARQLVEEKIGGPVTPMGGPHGPPGPHGGPGQHGPPGPPGPPGAPMGPYNPGPYNQGPPGPHGPPAPYQPQGWGNGYPHWQQGQPDPSECLQDKAAADANAAAWAAYYAQYSQQPQAPMTPTSGAPGTTQTNGQGQQSQQPQDYTKAWEEYYKKQGQAAPQATAAAAAASQPGGQPDYSAAWAEYYRQQAAYYGTANPQAMGAAPQAPQVHPS
- the fubp1 gene encoding far upstream element-binding protein 1 isoform X6, with the translated sequence MADYSSVAPPSSNAGAGMNDAFKDALQRARQIAAKIGGDVVAPPPTNEFGYGGQKRPLEDADQPETKKVATNDAFSGMGGMGGPPRSISEEFKVPDGMVGFIIGRGGEQISRLQQESGCKIQIAPDSGGMPDRSVTLTGGPESIQGAKRLLTEIVEKGRPAPAFNHNDGPGTTVQEIMVPASKAGLVIGKGGETIKSLQERAGVKMVMIQDGPQNTGADKPLRISGEPFKVQQAKEMVMELIRDQGFREQRGEYGSRVGGGGGEEVAAAAEDGGGGGGGGGGGGGGGDSLDVPVPRFAVGIVIGRNGEMIKKIQNDTGVRIQFKPDDGSTPDRIAQIMGPPDQAQHAAEIISDLLRSVQAGGPPGHGGGRGRGRGQGNWNMGPPGGLQEFTFTVPTMKTGLIIGKGGETIKGISQQSGARIELQRNPPPNADPNIKMFTVRGSPQQIDYARQLVEEKIGGPVTPMGGPHGPPGPHGGPGQHGPPGPPGPPGAPMGPYNPGPYNQGPPGPHGPPAPYQPQGWGNGYPHWQQGQPDPSECLQDKAAADANAAAWAAYYAQYSQQPQAPMTPTSGAPGTTQTNGQGQQSQQPQDYTKAWEEYYKKQGQAAPQATAAAAAASQPGGQPDYSAAWAEYYRQQAAYYGTANPQAMGAAPQAPQVHPS
- the fubp1 gene encoding far upstream element-binding protein 1 isoform X9, which codes for MADYSSVAPPSSNAGAGMNDAFKDALQRARQIAAKIGGDVVAPPPTNEFGYGGQKRPLEDAAFSGMGGMGGPPRSISEEFKVPDGMVGFIIGRGGEQISRLQQESGCKIQIAPDSGGMPDRSVTLTGGPESIQGAKRLLTEIVEKGRPAPAFNHNDGPGTTVQEIMVPASKAGLVIGKGGETIKSLQERAGVKMVMIQDGPQNTGADKPLRISGEPFKVQQAKEMVMELIRDQGFREQRGEYGSRVGGGGGEEVAAAAEDGGGGGGGGGGGGGGGDSLDVPVPRFAVGIVIGRNGEMIKKIQNDTGVRIQFKPDDGSTPDRIAQIMGPPDQAQHAAEIISDLLRSVQAGGPPGHGGGRGRGRGQGNWNMGPPGGLQEFTFTVPTMKTGLIIGKGGETIKGISQQSGARIELQRNPPPNADPNIKMFTVRGSPQQIDYARQLVEEKIGGPVTPMGGPHGPPGPHGGPGQHGPPGPPGPPGAPMGPYNPGPYNQGPPGPHGPPAPYQPQGWGNGYPHWQQGQPDPSECLQDKAAADANAAAWAAYYAQYSQQPQAPMTPTSGAPGTTQTNGQGQQSQQPQDYTKAWEEYYKKQGQAAPQATAAAAAASQPGGQPDYSAAWAEYYRQQAAYYGTANPQAMGAAPQAPQVHPS